A portion of the Phyllobacterium zundukense genome contains these proteins:
- a CDS encoding ABC transporter permease — MALLVLRRLVQTALILLGVAAITFLLLYALPADPARMIAGRSATAQTVANIRRELGLDQPLLVQFWTYLQGIVQGDLGRSYAQKTDVGSLIAARIPATLVLMAAGILVEVVLGLMFGIIAALRRGGAFDRVVMMASFVGVSAPQFVVALLLLYVFAVTLGWFPMSGFGTPAHVVLPAATLGILGAGWYARMVRSAMIDVLNQDYVRTARAKGLSSARIILRHALPNAMLPIIAMIGIDIGQFMGGVVVVEAVYGWPGIGQLAWQAIQQVDIPIIMGVTLVSALAIVLGNLVADIIAPLIDPRIRAR; from the coding sequence ATGGCACTCCTTGTCCTGCGCCGCCTTGTGCAAACCGCTCTGATCTTGCTTGGTGTGGCGGCAATCACCTTCCTGCTGCTTTATGCCCTGCCAGCTGACCCGGCACGCATGATTGCAGGCCGCAGTGCGACAGCGCAGACGGTTGCCAATATCCGCCGGGAACTTGGTCTTGACCAACCGCTCCTCGTTCAGTTCTGGACCTATCTGCAGGGCATCGTACAGGGCGATCTTGGCCGCTCCTATGCGCAGAAGACAGATGTCGGATCTTTGATAGCGGCCCGTATCCCAGCCACACTTGTTTTGATGGCGGCGGGCATTCTGGTCGAAGTCGTTCTTGGCCTCATGTTCGGCATTATTGCAGCGCTACGCCGTGGCGGGGCGTTCGACAGGGTTGTCATGATGGCGTCGTTTGTTGGTGTTTCCGCTCCCCAATTCGTCGTGGCCCTGCTTCTTCTTTATGTTTTCGCAGTGACACTTGGCTGGTTCCCGATGAGCGGTTTCGGCACGCCAGCCCATGTGGTTTTGCCGGCGGCGACGCTCGGTATTCTTGGCGCGGGATGGTACGCCCGCATGGTGCGCTCGGCCATGATCGACGTTCTCAATCAGGATTACGTCAGGACCGCGCGGGCCAAAGGCCTATCGTCGGCCCGTATCATCCTCCGGCACGCCCTTCCCAATGCCATGCTGCCCATCATTGCGATGATCGGAATCGATATCGGCCAGTTCATGGGCGGCGTTGTGGTTGTCGAGGCCGTTTACGGATGGCCCGGTATCGGTCAACTCGCCTGGCAGGCGATACAGCAGGTCGACATCCCGATCATCATGGGCGTGACGCTCGTTTCGGCGCTCGCCATCGTTCTCGGCAATCTCGTGGCGGACATTATTGCACCGCTTATCGATCCGCGCATTCGTGCACGCTGA
- a CDS encoding ABC transporter permease — MRVVKAMLRQPSALFGLIVVVVVVAMAIAAPLIAPYSPDNQMFDGLTLEGAPMPPSDQFLLGTDTLGRDLFSRLLFGARTSLVIGLVANGIAVAIGLFIGILSGYLRGFVGGLLMRFTDLMMAFPALLLAIVLAALLRPSLWIVAMVIALVNWVQVARIVYTETRGLVERDFILAERSLGAGHFRIVFMHILPHLMPTAIVWGTLGIATTVLLEATLSFLGIGVQPPQPSWGNIIFESQSYFQAAPWLVFFPGAIILLTALSFNLVGDALRDILDPTQRGRG, encoded by the coding sequence ATGCGCGTAGTGAAGGCCATGTTGCGCCAGCCGTCAGCGCTTTTCGGGCTCATCGTCGTTGTGGTGGTTGTGGCAATGGCAATCGCAGCGCCCCTTATCGCGCCCTATAGTCCCGATAATCAGATGTTCGACGGGCTGACGCTTGAAGGGGCTCCCATGCCGCCAAGCGACCAGTTTCTGCTTGGAACAGATACGTTGGGGCGCGATCTGTTTTCGCGGCTGCTTTTCGGTGCTCGCACTTCCTTGGTCATCGGTCTCGTCGCCAACGGAATCGCCGTTGCGATCGGATTGTTCATTGGCATTCTCTCTGGGTATTTGCGCGGCTTCGTTGGCGGGCTGCTCATGCGCTTCACAGATTTGATGATGGCGTTTCCCGCCCTTCTTCTCGCTATCGTACTCGCGGCACTGCTTCGACCCAGCCTGTGGATCGTCGCGATGGTTATCGCGCTGGTGAACTGGGTGCAGGTGGCGCGCATCGTCTATACGGAGACACGAGGCCTGGTCGAACGGGATTTCATACTCGCGGAGCGTTCGCTCGGTGCTGGACATTTCCGCATTGTGTTCATGCACATTCTCCCGCATCTGATGCCGACAGCCATCGTCTGGGGTACGCTTGGCATCGCAACGACCGTGCTTCTGGAAGCGACGTTGTCATTTCTGGGCATCGGGGTGCAGCCACCGCAGCCGTCCTGGGGCAATATCATTTTCGAAAGCCAGAGCTATTTTCAAGCGGCTCCCTGGCTCGTGTTCTTCCCCGGTGCAATTATTCTTTTAACGGCGCTGTCGTTTAATCTCGTCGGCGATGCGTTGCGCGACATTCTCGATCCGACACAGCGGGGGCGTGGCTGA
- a CDS encoding ANTAR domain-containing response regulator, translating into MKETPNFTGWRVTVLHRSDATTERLTRQLKLLGFHVTVQWIPLDADELPDVILVDADQGWSDLLPWSGASAPRPVVALLGSEAPGRIAWLMENGSCTIISKPITASAIYPALVMAVSIHKEREAVRNRLLHLEERIRLRPLVHAAVQKIMVARQIDEEHAYSILRNCAMQKRLPMEQVAASIVGGAEPLPEAG; encoded by the coding sequence ATGAAGGAGACGCCGAACTTCACCGGTTGGCGGGTTACCGTCCTGCACCGTTCCGACGCCACGACGGAGCGGCTGACGCGTCAGTTGAAGCTGTTGGGTTTCCACGTGACAGTCCAATGGATTCCACTCGATGCCGACGAACTGCCAGACGTAATTCTGGTTGATGCGGATCAGGGATGGAGCGACCTTCTGCCTTGGAGCGGCGCCAGCGCACCCCGGCCAGTTGTCGCACTTCTCGGATCGGAAGCGCCGGGCCGCATCGCCTGGCTAATGGAAAACGGTTCTTGCACGATCATATCCAAGCCGATTACTGCGTCTGCGATCTATCCTGCACTGGTTATGGCAGTGAGCATCCACAAGGAGCGTGAAGCGGTTCGCAACAGACTGCTGCACCTCGAAGAGCGTATTCGCCTCCGCCCATTGGTTCATGCCGCGGTACAGAAAATCATGGTGGCCCGGCAGATTGACGAAGAGCATGCCTACAGCATCTTGCGCAACTGCGCGATGCAGAAAAGGCTTCCGATGGAACAGGTCGCTGCCTCGATTGTCGGTGGCGCAGAACCCCTGCCGGAGGCCGGTTGA
- a CDS encoding transporter substrate-binding domain-containing protein translates to MDAVKIGILYSTTGPYGAMGRESREGAEFAMEELGAAHGDLIQPIFIDPHGIIPEYLEGARSMLRASGCRHIVGTITSLARKEVIPLVEKHDGLLWYMCPYEGFEANENVIYTGACPNQHLIPLFEYLLPRYGKRPYLVGANYVWGWEMNRLSRELINESEGEILGERYLPFEETAVERIVNDIEQRRPSFVLSNLIGPASYAFLKAFKQLGDRDPAFRPENCPVVSCDLTECELGEVGRGVATGQLSAASYFDSLNSPENLAFKARLAKRFGTERRISNFFASAYSAVKMCGETILAAGTDEPQIVRRRLSGAPLSTVHGTIRIDGETNHAALPFHLGRITADNGFDIIASQPAIAADPYLTGRRRRSVPKLRIVS, encoded by the coding sequence ATGGACGCGGTAAAAATCGGCATTCTTTATTCGACTACGGGACCCTATGGCGCGATGGGGCGAGAATCCCGCGAGGGCGCCGAATTTGCGATGGAAGAGTTGGGCGCTGCGCATGGCGATTTGATCCAGCCAATTTTCATCGATCCGCATGGCATAATCCCGGAATATCTCGAAGGCGCACGTTCAATGCTGCGCGCTTCCGGTTGCCGCCACATCGTTGGAACGATCACGTCTCTGGCGCGCAAGGAAGTCATTCCGCTTGTCGAAAAACATGATGGTCTGCTTTGGTATATGTGCCCCTATGAGGGCTTCGAAGCCAATGAGAACGTCATCTATACCGGCGCTTGTCCCAATCAGCATCTTATCCCCCTGTTCGAGTATCTCCTTCCTCGCTATGGCAAGCGGCCTTACCTCGTCGGCGCCAATTATGTATGGGGTTGGGAGATGAATAGGCTCTCGCGTGAACTGATCAACGAGTCGGAGGGTGAGATTCTTGGCGAGCGCTATTTGCCGTTCGAAGAAACGGCGGTTGAACGCATCGTCAATGACATCGAACAGCGCAGGCCAAGTTTCGTCCTCAGTAATCTTATTGGTCCGGCAAGCTATGCTTTCCTGAAAGCTTTCAAGCAGCTTGGAGATCGCGACCCGGCCTTCAGGCCCGAGAACTGCCCCGTTGTCAGTTGCGATCTGACGGAATGCGAACTCGGCGAAGTCGGTCGCGGCGTTGCTACGGGACAATTGTCGGCAGCTTCGTACTTCGACAGCCTTAATTCGCCCGAAAATCTGGCGTTCAAGGCGCGCCTCGCAAAGCGCTTCGGGACGGAGCGGCGCATTTCCAATTTCTTCGCCAGCGCCTACTCCGCAGTAAAAATGTGCGGCGAAACCATTCTGGCCGCAGGAACGGACGAGCCACAAATCGTTCGCCGCAGATTGTCGGGAGCACCCCTGTCGACAGTACATGGCACTATTCGGATCGATGGCGAAACCAATCATGCGGCGCTGCCATTTCATCTCGGCCGCATCACCGCCGATAATGGTTTCGATATCATCGCCTCGCAGCCTGCAATCGCAGCTGACCCCTATCTGACCGGACGCCGTAGGCGCTCAGTACCGAAATTGCGGATCGTGTCATGA
- a CDS encoding acyltransferase family protein codes for MSNVRYRQLDGLRAVAVAMVLYAHFFAADGSYWGHVGVRLFFVLSGFLITRLLLEARSAAEFEPVAALKSFYIRRALRIFPPYFGMLGFVWLAGLEESKRVLAWHTFYLSNFWYALRDEWTPWILCHTWSLSIEEQFYIIWPLIILLAPRRSIERICIGVILFSLAFRFCWPVTGTPSLARDLLPPASMDALASGALLAAWRTRTLLTPRWMSMSWVPLAAAFLILLWLRPMQVSVMQDWARWIGLEVLPLVPLVMIVGYCSAGLGGYLGRVAEYPPLTALGRISYGVYLFHAIVLAFVVKAQPWIPVNVSEQGLGRLLIAGAGTLMLASISWLVLEKRVNALKDFFPYVVPKEPSTALGLYGTKDQGGPAYLYHHSMTALSQTLNRQRTGPR; via the coding sequence ATGTCGAATGTGCGTTATCGGCAGTTGGACGGTCTGAGAGCCGTTGCCGTCGCCATGGTATTGTATGCGCATTTTTTTGCTGCCGATGGCTCCTATTGGGGCCACGTCGGAGTGCGCCTGTTCTTCGTGCTGAGCGGTTTCCTGATTACGCGGCTTCTCCTGGAGGCGCGCTCCGCCGCAGAATTCGAACCCGTTGCGGCACTCAAGTCGTTTTACATTCGCCGGGCATTGCGCATTTTCCCCCCATATTTTGGCATGTTGGGCTTCGTCTGGCTGGCGGGCCTGGAGGAATCCAAACGAGTGCTAGCCTGGCACACGTTTTACCTTTCGAATTTCTGGTATGCCCTTCGCGATGAGTGGACGCCGTGGATCTTATGTCACACCTGGAGTCTGAGTATCGAAGAGCAGTTCTACATCATCTGGCCGTTGATTATTCTGTTGGCACCGCGTCGTTCGATCGAACGGATTTGTATTGGCGTCATCCTCTTTTCGTTAGCATTTCGCTTCTGCTGGCCTGTTACGGGAACGCCTTCTCTCGCGCGTGATCTGCTTCCTCCGGCATCAATGGACGCACTGGCATCCGGTGCATTGCTCGCAGCCTGGCGAACGAGGACTTTGCTCACGCCGCGATGGATGTCGATGAGCTGGGTGCCGCTCGCGGCCGCTTTCCTCATTTTGTTGTGGCTCAGACCGATGCAGGTGTCTGTGATGCAGGATTGGGCACGCTGGATCGGGCTCGAGGTTCTTCCCCTCGTCCCGCTCGTGATGATTGTGGGCTACTGTTCCGCAGGATTGGGCGGCTATCTGGGTCGGGTCGCCGAATACCCGCCACTGACTGCCCTTGGTCGCATCAGCTACGGCGTTTACCTTTTTCACGCGATCGTTCTTGCTTTTGTCGTCAAGGCTCAACCCTGGATACCCGTTAATGTCTCGGAGCAAGGACTTGGCCGGCTCCTCATTGCCGGCGCCGGCACTCTGATGCTCGCTTCGATCTCATGGCTGGTCCTGGAAAAGCGGGTCAACGCACTAAAAGATTTTTTCCCTTACGTGGTTCCAAAAGAGCCTAGCACCGCTCTAGGGCTATACGGGACGAAAGACCAAGGGGGGCCCGCTTATCTGTACCATCACTCGATGACCGCGCTCTCCCAAACCCTCAATCGTCAACGAACTGGCCCACGGTGA
- a CDS encoding glycosyltransferase family 2 protein — MAHTPLVSVLLPVYNGEPYLAAALASILRQDHERLEVIAIDDGSTDSSLQILQRYQKADGRISIVSRENRGLIATLNEALVLAKGDLVARMDADDVCYTTRLSRQVSVFKEQPHLAICGTAIDTLIGDRIVRGSLDPLYQWASLGTLSKFFTIFMHSTVVYNRKVIPAEMLFYDARYVHAEDFDLFRRITDRFSAAMIGESLVAYRIHGESVTNKHKRQMRKTHLKIVAENLEREGLVDRSDVFDDIADAVTTKSVQQVAECILGLEKKISTQPAAIRPSYEEGTLNLFYFLYQLISDEQRPEFTHEFLTRTQKWGLIRRRERYSLLPGAYMPWFSGISIAANKRVDALSRYLQSVPAATVLPRSDLIG; from the coding sequence ATGGCGCACACTCCACTCGTCTCCGTCCTGTTACCTGTCTACAACGGTGAACCCTACCTCGCCGCGGCGCTCGCCAGCATTCTACGTCAGGATCATGAGCGTCTGGAGGTCATAGCGATCGATGACGGCTCAACGGATAGCTCTTTGCAGATTCTGCAGCGGTACCAGAAGGCCGACGGTCGTATATCCATCGTCTCACGAGAGAACCGTGGCCTCATCGCGACCTTGAACGAGGCCCTGGTTCTGGCCAAGGGTGACCTTGTCGCCCGGATGGATGCCGATGACGTCTGCTACACGACTCGCCTGTCGCGGCAAGTCTCGGTGTTTAAGGAGCAACCGCACCTCGCAATCTGCGGGACGGCTATCGACACGCTCATCGGCGACCGCATCGTGCGGGGCTCGCTTGATCCGCTATACCAGTGGGCAAGTTTAGGGACATTATCCAAGTTCTTTACGATCTTCATGCACTCGACCGTGGTCTACAACAGAAAAGTCATCCCGGCCGAGATGCTCTTTTATGACGCGCGCTATGTGCATGCCGAAGATTTCGATCTTTTCAGACGGATTACGGATCGCTTTTCAGCGGCAATGATCGGTGAAAGTTTGGTCGCCTACCGTATCCACGGCGAAAGCGTCACAAACAAACACAAGCGACAAATGCGCAAGACGCATCTGAAAATCGTCGCTGAGAATCTCGAGCGAGAAGGTTTGGTCGATAGGTCTGATGTTTTCGACGACATCGCCGACGCCGTGACGACGAAAAGTGTTCAGCAGGTTGCGGAATGTATCCTGGGGCTCGAAAAGAAGATCTCGACACAACCCGCGGCGATACGGCCAAGTTATGAAGAAGGCACATTGAACCTCTTCTACTTTCTCTATCAGCTCATCAGCGATGAACAGCGACCGGAGTTCACGCATGAGTTCTTAACCCGCACGCAAAAATGGGGGCTGATCCGGCGCCGCGAACGATATAGTCTCCTCCCCGGTGCCTACATGCCGTGGTTCAGTGGCATTTCAATTGCCGCCAACAAGCGCGTCGACGCGTTATCCCGGTATTTGCAGTCCGTACCCGCTGCGACCGTCCTTCCCCGTTCTGACCTGATCGGCTGA
- a CDS encoding glycosyltransferase family 2 protein produces MVHALSTTATPESEKPVHASFIVCTRNRAAALAACIRSIEAACRSHAAFASELVVVDNGSTDSTREYVAGVAATSDIAITLLAEARPGLAAARNAGLRHARGNIVIFIDDDCVVHRGYLIDLERHYATGERLVIRGGRVELGNANDLPFTIKRSPTRARLTRDVHPGGFVVGCNMTMHRDVAARIGRFDELLGAGAPLRAAEDTDYLIRAFQLDVPVEYVPDMTVYHHHGRSSRRDVERLHRNYSLGNGGLYVKHIRCAPWLLRHFFWSVRSACRELFGGPQFDRELHLSHWPIVFMNLLGAVTFAGLLLTKRWRRREVSQDKQATLELR; encoded by the coding sequence ATGGTGCATGCCCTGTCAACAACAGCTACGCCGGAATCAGAAAAACCGGTGCATGCGAGTTTCATTGTGTGTACGCGAAACCGTGCCGCGGCACTTGCGGCCTGCATTAGATCAATCGAGGCGGCGTGCCGGTCTCATGCTGCGTTTGCGAGCGAACTCGTCGTTGTCGACAACGGCTCGACGGACAGCACGCGAGAATACGTGGCCGGCGTGGCCGCTACCTCGGACATCGCAATCACCCTGCTAGCGGAAGCCCGTCCGGGCTTAGCCGCCGCGCGCAACGCCGGGCTGCGGCACGCGCGGGGCAACATTGTTATTTTCATCGACGACGATTGCGTAGTTCATCGTGGCTATCTCATTGACCTAGAACGTCACTATGCGACCGGTGAACGTTTGGTCATCCGCGGTGGACGCGTTGAGCTCGGCAACGCCAATGATTTACCGTTCACGATCAAGCGGTCGCCGACGCGCGCGCGGCTTACACGCGACGTCCATCCCGGCGGCTTCGTGGTGGGCTGCAACATGACGATGCATCGCGATGTCGCGGCCCGTATCGGCCGTTTCGACGAGCTGCTCGGCGCGGGTGCTCCGCTGCGAGCCGCAGAGGACACCGACTACCTGATTCGCGCATTTCAGCTCGACGTCCCTGTCGAGTACGTGCCTGACATGACTGTCTACCACCACCACGGACGAAGCTCTCGCCGAGATGTCGAAAGGCTCCACCGAAATTACAGCTTGGGCAACGGGGGGCTTTACGTGAAGCATATCCGATGCGCGCCATGGCTGCTTCGTCATTTCTTCTGGTCCGTGAGGTCGGCTTGCAGGGAGCTTTTCGGCGGCCCTCAATTCGATCGTGAACTGCACCTGTCGCACTGGCCAATTGTATTCATGAATTTGCTGGGCGCTGTCACGTTCGCGGGTCTTCTCTTAACAAAACGGTGGCGTCGCCGAGAGGTGAGTCAAGACAAACAGGCAACTCTTGAGCTAAGGTGA
- a CDS encoding sugar transferase has translation MTTKIIRQSEELEKLPIGGLLKRSFDVLAASLALILLSPLFILLSCLVKLSDGGPVFYGHRRIGRGGNPFYCLKFRTMVTDGDAILEAHFAANPEARAEWLAARKLQVDPRITTVGFVLRKLSLDELPQLVNILRGEMSLVGPRPVVKDEIELYGSAATYYFKSRPGLTGVWQISGRNDVNYDERIAFDKQYVENWSFQKDIIIILKTIPAVCASRGSY, from the coding sequence GTGACGACGAAAATAATTCGACAATCCGAAGAACTTGAAAAACTTCCCATTGGAGGGCTCTTGAAACGATCGTTCGATGTGCTCGCCGCGAGCCTTGCCCTCATCCTGCTCAGCCCGCTGTTCATACTGCTCTCCTGTCTGGTTAAATTGTCGGACGGTGGACCTGTTTTTTATGGCCATCGCCGCATCGGGCGTGGCGGGAATCCGTTCTATTGCCTCAAGTTCCGCACCATGGTTACCGACGGTGATGCCATCCTTGAAGCCCATTTCGCTGCAAATCCGGAGGCACGTGCGGAATGGTTGGCAGCGCGAAAGCTGCAGGTCGATCCACGTATCACCACAGTCGGCTTCGTGTTGCGGAAATTGAGCCTCGACGAACTACCCCAGCTGGTTAACATTCTTCGCGGCGAGATGAGCCTGGTTGGGCCGCGTCCTGTAGTGAAGGATGAGATCGAACTCTATGGTTCCGCCGCAACCTACTATTTCAAATCGCGCCCGGGCCTGACTGGTGTGTGGCAGATCAGCGGCCGCAATGACGTGAACTATGACGAGCGCATTGCTTTCGATAAGCAGTACGTTGAAAACTGGTCCTTTCAGAAAGATATCATAATCATTCTCAAGACCATTCCTGCCGTATGTGCCTCTCGCGGGTCGTATTGA
- a CDS encoding response regulator, which translates to MTGLRIAVIDDHPLFREGVRRSLSEINGFQIVGEGCTKEDAIRIARDHSPDVILLDISMPGGGLDAVSPILDHFPEQKIIMLTVSERSDDVTKALNSGAKAYVLKGVGSRALAEIIRAVASGEGYVSPALSARMLSDLSSISNAPNRTDPISELSSREYEVLDLAASGLSNKRIALKLDIHEKTVKHHMGRIFAKLNVTNRTEAAMALRDAGHDIRLV; encoded by the coding sequence ATGACGGGACTACGTATTGCAGTGATTGACGACCATCCATTGTTCAGGGAGGGGGTCAGGCGCAGCCTCAGCGAAATCAACGGCTTTCAGATCGTTGGAGAAGGCTGCACAAAGGAGGACGCGATCCGGATTGCCCGGGATCACAGTCCGGACGTTATTTTGTTGGACATCTCCATGCCGGGCGGAGGTTTGGACGCGGTCTCGCCGATCCTCGATCATTTCCCCGAGCAAAAGATCATCATGCTGACTGTGTCAGAGAGGAGTGACGACGTGACGAAGGCTCTCAACAGCGGCGCGAAAGCATATGTCCTTAAAGGCGTCGGCTCACGGGCGCTGGCCGAAATAATCCGAGCGGTTGCTTCTGGTGAAGGTTATGTTTCTCCGGCTCTATCGGCCCGGATGCTATCGGATCTGTCATCCATATCCAATGCGCCCAATAGGACTGATCCGATCTCCGAACTCTCAAGTCGCGAGTATGAGGTCTTGGATCTTGCTGCGTCCGGATTGAGCAACAAGCGGATTGCGCTGAAGCTCGACATTCACGAAAAAACTGTAAAGCACCATATGGGGCGCATATTTGCGAAACTCAATGTCACAAACAGGACCGAAGCCGCGATGGCACTGCGTGACGCCGGTCACGATATCCGCCTGGTATGA
- a CDS encoding sensor histidine kinase, with product MNLLTRWNSQSLARQFLLIGGLVSVGAMIVIGAFVAGLIEAAVTRNSAAATALYVDSVVAPILPDMQTNQMLDETVTRALDETLGQGALAARLMSFRLWRSDGLVLYSNDKKLMGKRFAVNDDLKTAFAGKMVANFNKIDDVESEAERASGKPLLEIYNPVLQPWSGKVVAVSEFYEIADEFQHSLDQARLRSWLAVAFFTLAFFLVLSVIVFRGSKTIDDQRRDLKQRVSELSDLLLQNKRLHARVQRASQRAAALNESYLRRIGADIHDGPAQLMAFAALRLDSDVLVDPAVSEETREDEVMAIKESLDEAMREIRNICEGLVLPHIEAADLPEIIQRAVKAHEYRTGSSVDISISGTPVQLEPSAKICIYRFIQEALNNGFQHGGGIEQRVVETFRDQRVVVDVSDSGPGFDPADVCRSGIGLAGLRDRVESLGGHFTIESSARGTRVRMSLNLDGLEQA from the coding sequence ATGAATCTGCTGACCCGCTGGAATTCTCAGTCTCTTGCAAGGCAGTTTCTGCTCATTGGAGGGTTAGTCTCGGTGGGTGCGATGATTGTGATTGGCGCTTTTGTCGCGGGCTTGATTGAAGCTGCCGTTACTCGTAATTCGGCGGCGGCAACCGCCTTGTATGTGGATAGCGTTGTCGCGCCCATTCTTCCCGACATGCAAACCAATCAGATGCTCGATGAAACCGTTACGCGTGCGTTGGATGAGACGTTGGGGCAGGGGGCGTTGGCTGCGAGGCTCATGTCTTTCAGACTCTGGCGAAGCGACGGGCTGGTTCTGTATTCCAACGACAAAAAGCTTATGGGCAAACGCTTTGCCGTCAACGATGACCTGAAGACGGCGTTTGCTGGCAAGATGGTCGCTAATTTTAACAAGATTGATGACGTGGAAAGCGAAGCTGAGCGGGCGAGCGGCAAGCCGCTTCTGGAGATTTATAATCCGGTCCTCCAACCGTGGTCGGGCAAAGTGGTCGCCGTATCGGAATTTTACGAAATAGCTGACGAATTTCAACACAGTTTGGACCAGGCGCGCCTGCGCAGCTGGCTTGCTGTAGCCTTCTTTACACTGGCTTTTTTTCTGGTCTTGTCAGTGATCGTGTTCCGCGGCAGCAAGACCATCGACGATCAACGCAGGGACCTAAAGCAACGGGTGAGCGAGCTTTCCGATCTGCTGCTGCAAAATAAGAGGTTACATGCGCGTGTCCAACGCGCCTCTCAACGTGCTGCGGCACTAAATGAGAGCTATCTCAGGCGCATAGGGGCGGATATCCATGACGGCCCCGCGCAACTCATGGCGTTCGCTGCGCTGAGGTTGGACAGCGATGTCCTTGTCGATCCTGCCGTCTCGGAAGAAACGCGTGAGGACGAAGTGATGGCGATAAAGGAAAGCCTGGACGAGGCGATGCGTGAGATCAGGAACATCTGCGAAGGCCTCGTGCTGCCACATATAGAGGCGGCCGATTTGCCGGAAATCATCCAACGGGCGGTCAAAGCCCACGAGTATCGCACCGGGTCGAGCGTTGATATATCGATATCAGGCACGCCGGTGCAGCTTGAACCTTCGGCAAAAATTTGCATTTATCGGTTTATACAAGAAGCTTTGAACAACGGCTTCCAGCATGGTGGAGGCATTGAACAACGGGTTGTGGAAACTTTCCGGGATCAGCGCGTTGTAGTCGATGTTTCTGACAGCGGGCCGGGTTTCGATCCTGCCGATGTCTGTCGTAGCGGTATTGGACTTGCCGGGCTGAGGGACCGGGTGGAAAGCCTTGGCGGCCATTTCACCATAGAGTCTTCGGCACGAGGCACTCGGGTACGGATGTCACTGAATTTGGACGGACTGGAGCAGGCGTAA
- a CDS encoding Holotricin-3 precursor, whose amino-acid sequence MVQSKVGIVAAACLGLFFAGAMCATTDHFNPVGSAFAKNGGGNGGGNGNGGGKGNNGGSHGKSSERGNSVNAHDKAKVEKSSLDTDDDKTGLGPLNAAHASARARERAAPNSSVGKIATYERSREEALALTDPALQEEALDDAVAQLETAFGRTLTPAQVDRIDALLDARQ is encoded by the coding sequence ATGGTTCAATCTAAAGTTGGTATCGTCGCAGCAGCGTGTCTTGGTTTGTTTTTTGCCGGCGCAATGTGTGCAACCACCGATCACTTCAATCCCGTAGGTTCGGCATTTGCCAAAAACGGCGGTGGCAATGGTGGCGGCAACGGCAATGGCGGCGGAAAAGGAAACAACGGTGGAAGCCATGGCAAATCGTCCGAGCGCGGCAATTCTGTAAATGCCCACGACAAAGCCAAAGTCGAGAAATCATCCCTGGACACCGACGACGATAAAACTGGATTGGGTCCGCTCAACGCTGCGCATGCGTCTGCACGGGCAAGAGAGCGGGCCGCACCGAACTCTTCCGTAGGCAAGATTGCAACCTATGAGCGCAGCCGGGAAGAGGCCTTGGCGCTGACTGACCCTGCACTGCAGGAGGAGGCGCTTGACGATGCGGTTGCACAGCTTGAAACCGCCTTTGGCCGCACGCTCACCCCGGCACAGGTCGATCGCATTGATGCATTGCTGGATGCGCGCCAATAG